One Verrucomicrobiota bacterium genomic region harbors:
- a CDS encoding DUF1573 domain-containing protein: MFVSAVALVGQDDTTQAVAGSGSKPASSNVGPRLQVPNPVHDFGTVKQGQVVRHDFKLVNVGDQPLEITDVKPSCGCTTAGQWSRSIPPGESGTIPLQLETSRFAGVVSKTISVTTNDRTEPVRILEIKADIWTPIHLSSAVVVFPALTNADQIVTQPVTIRQDMGTLYPQVRIRDAV, encoded by the coding sequence ATCTTTGTGTCCGCCGTAGCGTTGGTGGGCCAGGACGACACGACTCAAGCCGTCGCAGGCAGCGGAAGTAAACCCGCTTCGTCGAACGTCGGCCCCAGACTCCAGGTGCCAAATCCCGTTCACGATTTTGGCACCGTCAAGCAAGGTCAAGTTGTTCGGCACGATTTCAAGCTGGTCAACGTCGGCGACCAACCCCTCGAAATCACCGACGTCAAACCTTCCTGCGGCTGCACGACCGCCGGACAATGGAGCCGAAGTATTCCGCCAGGTGAATCGGGGACCATCCCCCTCCAACTGGAGACGAGCCGCTTTGCCGGCGTGGTGAGCAAGACCATTTCCGTCACCACCAACGACCGCACCGAGCCCGTCCGGATCCTCGAAATCAAGGCGGACATCTGGACTCCGATCCATCTTTCGAGTGCAGTCGTGGTATTCCCCGCATTGACGAACGCCGATCAAATCGTCACGCAACCCGTCACCATTCGCCAAGATATGGGCACCCTTTATCCGCAGGTCCGGATCCGCGACGCCGTTTAG
- a CDS encoding HYR domain-containing protein, whose protein sequence is MTFQGGVTYDLAIRRTGQAAHYKLGSPDKRLEIGFAHSLLYLEHHEQAWLVNAAPNENVNISVLKDSPAIGGADPQATTMTYSVRRADCTVVVPSTTIPVSGTISFNAGSGGSFVIYFESMDGHFALRRNSGCDGGFYALPCPPKVQIVCPANIIKPNDPGQCGAIVSFAATATGVYSPTVTYSKAPGSFFLTGTTAVTATATDLFGETATCTFTVTVEDKELPVLKCPPDLVVECDGQRNPAALNAWLNSFSATDNCAIAKSGNDFKGLSDGCGATGSTTVTFTATDIHGNSASCTATFTIVDTTAPVLTSNVRDILPKDAPITFTVDESDAKVRAILPGPGRAGGDRDRTSDSQTGPEAWERTDGSPIGQPPPWRERPRRIPRLLPHAGGSRRANLGPEAHFLSPNRTRPRRLLRTRTCSL, encoded by the coding sequence TTGACGTTTCAGGGCGGTGTTACTTACGACTTGGCGATCCGGCGCACGGGTCAAGCCGCGCATTACAAACTCGGCTCGCCGGACAAACGGCTGGAAATCGGTTTTGCCCATTCGTTGCTCTATCTCGAGCATCACGAACAAGCTTGGCTCGTCAACGCGGCTCCGAATGAGAACGTCAACATCAGCGTGCTCAAAGACTCGCCCGCCATCGGAGGAGCAGACCCGCAAGCAACGACGATGACTTACAGCGTCCGGCGTGCGGACTGCACGGTGGTTGTGCCTTCGACGACCATCCCGGTTTCCGGGACGATTTCGTTCAATGCCGGAAGTGGTGGGAGTTTCGTCATCTACTTCGAGAGCATGGACGGACATTTTGCGTTGCGCAGGAACTCCGGCTGCGACGGAGGCTTTTATGCGTTGCCGTGCCCGCCCAAGGTACAGATTGTCTGTCCCGCCAACATCATCAAGCCCAACGATCCCGGCCAATGCGGCGCCATTGTGAGTTTCGCGGCGACCGCGACCGGCGTTTATTCCCCGACGGTGACTTATTCGAAAGCACCGGGATCGTTCTTCCTGACCGGCACCACGGCGGTGACCGCGACGGCTACAGATCTTTTTGGCGAGACTGCCACGTGCACATTCACGGTCACGGTCGAGGACAAGGAACTCCCGGTCCTGAAGTGCCCGCCGGACTTGGTCGTGGAATGCGATGGCCAAAGAAATCCAGCGGCGTTGAACGCTTGGTTGAATTCATTCTCGGCAACAGACAACTGTGCGATTGCCAAATCTGGAAACGACTTCAAGGGACTCTCAGACGGGTGTGGCGCGACCGGGAGCACAACGGTGACCTTCACGGCAACGGACATCCATGGCAACTCGGCAAGTTGCACCGCGACCTTCACGATTGTGGATACGACGGCGCCCGTGCTCACGAGCAACGTTCGCGACATCCTGCCCAAGGATGCTCCGATCACCTTCACCGTGGATGAATCCGATGCGAAAGTCCGCGCTATTCTTCCTGGCCCTGGCCGCGCTGGCGGTGATCGGGATCGGACTTCTGATTCCCAAACCGGACCAGAAGCATGGGAGCGAACCGACGGATCTCCAATCGGGCAACCACCGCCCTGGCGGGAACGGCCCCGGAGAATCCCGCGGTTACTTCCTCACGCTGGCGGCTCGCGTCGCGCGAACCTCGGTCCGGAAGCCCACTTCCTGAGTCCAAACCGGACCCGGCCGCGCCGGCTACTCCGCACGAGGACTTGCTCGCTTTGA